The following are encoded together in the Flavobacterium sp. TR2 genome:
- a CDS encoding ABC transporter ATP-binding protein, with the protein MSNLLEVHKVIKKYGDYVALNEVSLNVPKGSIYGLLGPNGAGKTSLIRIINQITMPDSGEVILDGEKLQPKHVQTIGYLPEERGLYSSMKVGEQCLYLAQMKGLSKAEAKKQLDYWFDRLGIQGWWNKKIQELSKGMAQKIQFVVCVLHKPKLLILDEPFSGFDPVNANIIKDEILALKEQGSTIIFSTHRMESVEELCENIALIHKSNKLIEGKVVDVKRQFRTNSFEVGILTDNVEGLMYDITQKFIVSPASFKSLNDDLKLNIQIGNAAPNELLNVLTQRGQVTHFVEKIPSIHDIFIQTVTENKKLNSNN; encoded by the coding sequence ATGAGTAACTTACTTGAAGTACATAAAGTCATAAAAAAATATGGCGACTATGTAGCACTTAACGAAGTTTCATTAAATGTGCCTAAAGGCAGTATATATGGACTTTTAGGTCCTAATGGAGCAGGAAAAACTTCCCTTATCAGAATCATAAACCAGATCACAATGCCTGACAGTGGCGAAGTGATTTTGGATGGAGAGAAATTGCAACCAAAACACGTTCAGACTATCGGTTATCTTCCAGAAGAAAGAGGCTTGTACAGTTCTATGAAAGTAGGAGAGCAGTGTCTGTATCTGGCGCAGATGAAAGGACTTTCTAAAGCCGAAGCCAAAAAGCAGCTGGATTATTGGTTTGATCGTTTAGGAATTCAAGGATGGTGGAATAAAAAGATTCAGGAACTTTCTAAAGGAATGGCGCAAAAAATTCAGTTTGTGGTTTGCGTGTTGCATAAACCAAAACTGCTGATTTTAGATGAACCTTTTTCTGGGTTTGATCCCGTAAATGCAAATATTATTAAAGATGAGATTCTGGCTTTAAAAGAGCAAGGTTCTACTATCATTTTCTCAACTCACCGAATGGAAAGCGTAGAAGAGCTTTGCGAAAACATTGCTTTAATCCATAAATCAAATAAATTAATTGAAGGAAAAGTTGTTGATGTAAAACGCCAATTTAGAACCAACAGCTTTGAAGTTGGAATTCTGACCGATAATGTCGAAGGATTGATGTACGATATCACCCAGAAGTTTATAGTTTCTCCAGCGAGTTTTAAATCTCTGAATGATGATTTAAAATTAAATATTCAGATTGGTAACGCAGCTCCAAATGAATTATTGAATGTTTTGACACAACGCGGACAAGTAACGCACTTCGTTGAAAAAATTCCAAGCATACACGATATTTTTATCCAGACAGTTACTGAAAACAAAAAATTAAATTCCAATAATTAA
- the dnaJ gene encoding molecular chaperone DnaJ, with the protein MKKDFYEILGISKNADAAEIKKAYRKSALKYHPDKNPGDKEAEENFKLAAEAYEVLSDPQKKAKYDQYGHQAFDGSGGFGGHGGMNMDDIFSQFGDIFGGGFGGFGGGGGGPRRAKGSNLRIKVKLTLEEIANGVEKKVKVKRKVQAKGVTYKTCTTCNGQGQVMRVTNTILGRMQSASTCPTCGGSGQILDKKPSEADAQGMVQEDETVSIKIPAGVVDGMQLKVANKGNDAPGNSIPGDLIVAIEEIEHEFLKREGENVHFDLYISFPEAVLGASKDIEAINGKVRIKLEEGIQSGKILRLKGKGIPSLNGYGSGDLLVHVNVWTPKTLNKEQKQFFENALTDEHFAPSPEKSEKSFFEKVKDMFS; encoded by the coding sequence ATGAAAAAAGATTTTTACGAAATACTTGGCATTTCAAAAAATGCTGATGCTGCCGAAATTAAAAAAGCGTATAGAAAAAGTGCTTTAAAATACCATCCTGATAAAAACCCAGGCGACAAAGAGGCAGAAGAAAACTTCAAATTGGCGGCAGAAGCTTATGAAGTTTTAAGTGATCCGCAGAAAAAAGCGAAATACGATCAGTATGGTCATCAGGCATTTGATGGTTCTGGCGGATTTGGCGGTCACGGAGGTATGAATATGGATGACATTTTCAGCCAGTTTGGTGATATTTTCGGTGGCGGATTTGGCGGTTTCGGAGGCGGAGGCGGAGGTCCTCGCCGCGCGAAAGGAAGCAATCTTCGAATTAAAGTAAAATTGACTTTAGAGGAAATTGCAAATGGAGTTGAGAAAAAAGTAAAAGTAAAACGTAAAGTTCAGGCAAAAGGCGTAACGTATAAAACTTGTACGACTTGTAATGGTCAGGGGCAAGTAATGCGTGTAACCAATACCATTTTAGGAAGAATGCAATCTGCATCAACTTGTCCTACTTGTGGTGGTTCTGGTCAGATTTTAGATAAAAAACCATCTGAGGCAGATGCTCAAGGAATGGTTCAGGAAGACGAAACAGTATCAATCAAAATTCCTGCGGGAGTTGTTGACGGAATGCAGTTGAAAGTTGCCAATAAAGGTAACGATGCTCCAGGAAACAGCATTCCAGGAGATTTAATTGTGGCTATTGAAGAAATTGAGCACGAATTCTTGAAGCGTGAAGGCGAAAACGTTCACTTCGATTTGTACATCAGTTTCCCAGAAGCAGTTTTAGGAGCTTCTAAAGATATTGAAGCAATCAACGGAAAAGTGCGTATTAAACTGGAAGAAGGAATTCAGTCTGGAAAAATCTTAAGATTAAAAGGAAAAGGAATTCCAAGTTTGAATGGTTACGGAAGCGGAGATTTATTGGTTCACGTAAATGTTTGGACTCCAAAAACATTAAATAAAGAGCAAAAACAATTCTTTGAAAATGCTTTAACAGACGAGCACTTTGCTCCAAGTCCAGAGAAATCAGAGAAATCATTTTTTGAGAAAGTAAAAGATATGTTCTCATAA
- a CDS encoding nucleotide exchange factor GrpE, with the protein MKFKNIFKNKSNMTTENTEFDQELDDVTLENNANGEQLIVEELSVEEQLAKDLAHEKDKFLRLFAEFENYKKRTSKERLELFKTANQEVLLAMLPVLDDFDRATVEINKSDDENLKKGVELIHEKLKSTLVSKGLEQVEIQAGDAFNADIAEAITQIPAPSDKLKGKIVDVIEKGYKLGDKIIRYPKVVVGN; encoded by the coding sequence ATGAAGTTTAAAAATATTTTTAAAAATAAAAGTAATATGACTACGGAAAATACAGAATTCGATCAGGAATTAGACGATGTAACGTTAGAGAACAATGCCAACGGAGAGCAGTTAATTGTTGAAGAATTAAGTGTTGAGGAGCAATTAGCTAAAGACTTGGCTCACGAAAAAGATAAGTTTTTGAGATTATTTGCTGAATTTGAAAATTACAAAAAAAGAACTTCAAAAGAGCGTCTTGAATTATTTAAAACAGCAAACCAAGAAGTTTTGTTGGCTATGCTTCCAGTTTTAGATGATTTTGACAGAGCGACAGTAGAGATCAACAAATCAGACGATGAGAATTTGAAAAAAGGTGTCGAGTTGATTCATGAAAAATTGAAAAGCACTTTAGTTTCTAAAGGTTTAGAGCAAGTTGAAATTCAAGCAGGAGATGCTTTCAATGCTGATATTGCTGAGGCAATTACCCAAATTCCAGCACCGTCTGACAAATTAAAAGGGAAAATTGTTGATGTTATTGAAAAAGGATACAAATTAGGAGACAAAATCATTCGTTACCCTAAAGTTGTAGTTGGAAACTAA